A section of the Pseudorasbora parva isolate DD20220531a chromosome 2, ASM2467924v1, whole genome shotgun sequence genome encodes:
- the LOC137049595 gene encoding uncharacterized protein — protein sequence MPVSDQSYVFSPIPFTPVRVPLPVPSELLKLGLSTIKTTVPLRPGQETVFCQSLLPVTSAQSTASTPPSRSPSAVGEAFSGLPGASTPPTALPAASAGYPTKLEEKHAVPPLPSYDQDVSRRHCSHQQRIWMKTEMEDLGLWPGSRPVRHPMNMISLWRYPPQPELIDAIYELPSPKYFQLHPFFIWKPEHSIMERVRNNYTLPCLYGCPNPHVVSSGVGRPRVIIGTNSQYYILASRLSCKVCKKYWFADKPQWMDMLPSRFCNILPAFLTHKKAICKTVMDELRRTAKSPNDMANQLNEALHLRYERAHLAYLSTVKNVLDGDSGLYGQQTITGALRATNTPAPFGGYSDVVGWCGVTVSPHYLVDCLIQEYHRQESTLNLLLQGTFGQVLRADHTRKLARKVVLASGTMSSYAVMNENWMILSWVMLQSESDKSLQPMYEGLSRRYIFAGLPKANYQWVDRDCCAAFRIPNPEPQEHLLWDSWSTTEAIVTVATSGHIINTCSSRAEYNSDINIKLDLFHCMRRFSRECVSEHHPLHSAFCKFLSAAFSVVDQTDLQRLKQAYVFCGIVPANPTKQHIREHCRTRVPHPTELLERVESVLQRFFLECDPDGVPLFKPSMLKVWRIQRVHILRGCLSDPEVAEGILYRHGGTVQLNHVKGEAAAVLVWIPVRGTSQQEGFHFHQARWVTGTQVSTELFQAQGMIGVARWNFQRLVDLKQPEVKLPAVFDPVLIMELNKLSDVVTGQAKYPALLVSQTDTRERFGLQYLEPGCRPVPLDWDKHKSQKVHVAGEGERQSSELSALSESFPPDDPPEEVREEHFAQDDIFGVAPLGSKTMIQPGQPTNVKDEITPPLPFTPSPRAARTGSIKAGGLLFVLDHVRWTQPMRDCIDGLLVKYHGQKDLLIQVDAEYAALVQAASRDPNNLLHPTTKQHISRYVKHLAKMTNTSSSLNTSPEKLLETQQLWHHLTEGSETVSVPVLTLQPAPVNPPSNKPQESPLTKGEIEEMVKELVEKQQQKQLQQQPATKRTRNCLACGQPKSRYLGDGSSIHFFYQSGTVKYFYCSTKVYQLYAAEGLTNPRMPFADFAELPFFNRELEAVKQRSAEARQVMEERGKRKALEQHPTGRLCRFCHKPLKQGPESPHTHTGFPGVAGKYVYCPAKVFSLYRTEGMPHEMTWGEFCQSSFYEAERKRWAAEKGK from the exons ATGCCTGTTTCTGATCAGAGTTATGTTTTTTCCCCAATTCCCTTCACTCCAGTGAGGGTTCCTTTGCCAGTACCTTCAGAGTTGCTTAAACTGGGGTTATCTACAATCAAGACCACAGTACCTTTGAGACCAGGGCAAGAAACCGTGTTCTGTCAAT CCCTCCTCCCAGTTACCTCTGCACAGTCTACAGCCTCTACTCCTCCCTCACGTTCCCCTTCAGCTGTTGGCGAGGCTTTCTCTGGACTCCCTGGTGCCTCTACTCCTCCCACAGCACTGCCTGCAGCCTCTGCTGGGTACCCTACTAAGTTGGAGGAGAAGCATGCTGTTCCACCATTGCCAAGCTATGACCAGGATGTGAGCCGACGGCACTGCTCTCACCAGCAGAGAATCTGGATGAAAACTGAAATGGAAGACTTGGGACTGTGGCCAGGATCTAGACCGGTGAGACATCCAATGAACATGATCTCCTTGTGGCGTTACCCACCTCAGCCTGAGCTTATTGATGCTATCTATGAGCTCCCATCACCAAAATACTTTCAACTTCATCCATTCTTCATTTGGAAACCAGAGCACAGCATTATGGAAAGAGTCCGCAACAACTACACTCTGCCATGCCTGTACGGCTGTCCGAATCCCCACGTTGTCTCGTCAGGTGTTGGACGACCCCGTGTCATTATTGGTACGAACAGCCAATACTACATACTTGCCTCTCGCCTCAGCTGTAAAGTTTGTAAAAAGTACTGGTTTGCAGACAAACCCCAATGGATGGACATGCTGCCAAGTCGTTTCTGCAACATTTTGCCAGCTTTTTTAACCCACAAGAAGGCCATATGTAAGACTGTGATGGATGAGTTGCGGCGCACAGCAAAGTCTCCCAACGATATGGCTAATCAGTTGAATGAGGCTCTCCACCTCAGGTATGAGCGTGCACACCTGGCTTACCTGTCCACTGTTAAAAATGTGCTGGATGGAGACAGTGGACTTTATGGTCAGCAGACCATCACAGGAGCACTAAGAGCAACAAACACTCCTGCTCCATTTGGTGGGTATAGTGATGTGGTCGGCTGGTGCGGAGTAACAGTCTCACCCCACTACTTGGTTGACTGCCTCATTCAGGAGTACCATAGGCAAGAGAGCACACTCAATctgctcctccaaggcacgttTGGACAAGTATTAAGGGCTGACCATACCCGCAAGCTGGCCCGGAAGGTTGTGCTTGCATCAGGTACTATGTCATCCTATGCCGTCATGAATGAAAACTGGATGATCTTGTCCTGGGTGATGCTGCAGTCTGAAAGTGACAAATCCCTGCAGCCAATGTATGAGGGGCTGTCTCGTCGCTACATTTTTGCTGGACTGCCAAAAGCCAACTACCAGTGGGTTGACAG AGATTGCTGTGCTGCCTTCAGGATCCCAAACCCTGAGCCACAGGAGCACCTCCTTTGGGATTCTTGGTCGACCACTGAGGCTATAGTGACTGTGGCAACCTCTGGGCATATAATCAACACCTGTTCCTCCCGCGCAGAATACAACAGCGACATCAACATCAAGCTGGACTTGTTCCACTGCATGCGGCGATTCTccagagagtgtgtgtcagaGCACCATCCACTGCACAGTGCTTTCTGTAAGTTTCTGTCAGCAGCTTTCAGTGTTGTGGACCAGACGGACCTACAGAGACTGAAGCAGGCGTATGTCTTCTGTGGGATAGTGCCTGCAAATCCAACAAAGCAGCACATCAGGGAGCACTGCCGCACCAGGGTCCCACACCCCACAGAGCTGCTGGAGAGAGTGGAGAGCGTTctgcaaagattttttttagaatGTGATCCTGATGGTGTGCCACTGTTCAAACCATCAATGTTGAAGGTGTGGAGGATTCAGAGAGTCCACATCCTCAGAGGCTGCCTGAGTGACCCAGAGGTTGCAGAGGGGATCCTCTATAGGCATGGTGGAACGGTCCAGCTGAACCATGTGAAGGGAGAGGCAGCAGCTGTACTGGTTTGGATCCCTGTGAGAGGCACCTCTCAGCAGGAGGGGTTCCATTTCCATCAGGCAAGATGGGTCACCGGCACTCAGGTATCCACAGAACTTTTCCAGGCGCAGGGCATGATTGGAGTGGCTCGTTGGAATTTCCAGCGCCTTGTGGACCTGAAGCAGCCTGAAGTGAAGCTGCCTGCAGTTTTTGATCCAGTGCTGATCATGGAACTAAACAAGCTTTCAGACGTGGTGACGGGTCAAGCCAAGTACCCTGCTTTACTTGTCTCACAGACAGACACCAGAGAAAGGTTTGGACTGCAGTATCTGGAGCCTGGTTGTCGTCCTGTACCCCTGGACTGGGACAAGCACAAGTCCCAAAAGGTACATGTTGCAGGGGAGGGAGAGCGTCAGTCCTCAGAGCTGTCTGCACTCAGTGAGAGTTTCCCACCTGATGACCCACCCGAGGAGGTCAGGGAGGAACACTTTGCTCAG GATGACATCTTTGGTGTGGCTCCTCTTGGCTCAAAAACAATGATCCAGCCTGGACAGCCCACCAATGTAAAAG ATGAGATAACACCACCACTGCCCTTTACTCCCTCTCCACGTGCTGCTCGCACAGGTTCCATCAAGGCAGGCGGTCTACTTTTTGTCCTGGACCATGTTCGGTGGACACAGCCAATGAGGGATTGCATTGATGGCCTTCTAGTAAAGTACCACGGGCAGAAAGACCTcctcatccaggtggatgcagAGTATGCTGCCCTTGTGCAGGCTGCCTCCAGGGATCCCAATAACCTTTTACACCCCACCACAAAACAGCATATCTCCCGTTATGTGAAACACCTGGCCAAGATGACAAACACAAGTTCATCCCTGAACACCAGTCCAGAGAAACTCCTGGAAACCCAGCAGCTGTGGCATCACCTTACAGAAGGCAGTGAAACTGTAAGTGTTCCAGTGTTAACCCTCCAACCTGCCCCAGTGAACCCACCCAGTAATAAGCCCCAGGAGTCCCCGCTAACTAAGGGTGAGATTGAAGAAATGGTGAAAGAGCTTgtggagaagcagcagcaaaAGCAACTGCAACAGCAGCCTGCCACAAAGAGGACACGGAACTGTCTTGCTTGTGGGCAGCCAAAGTCACGATACCTTGGTGATGGCTCCTCCATTCATTTCTTCTATCAGTCTGGGACCGTGAAGTACTTTTACTGCTCGACAAAGGTATACCAGCTGTATGCAGCGGAAGGCCTCACCAATCCTCGAATGCCATTTGCTGACTTTGCTGAATTGCCTTTTTTTAACCGAGAGCTAGAGGCCGTAAAGCAGCGTTCTGCAGAGGCAAGACAGGTAATGGAGGAGCGGGGAAAGAGAAAGGCCTTGGAGCAGCACCCCACTGGTCGCCTCTGTAGGTTCTGTCACAAGCCACTCAAACAAGGTCCAGAGagtccacacacacatactgggTTCCCTGGTGTGGCAGGGAAATATGTCTATTGTCCTGCCAAAGTGTTTTCCCTATATCGGACAGAAGGGATGCCTCACGAGATGACTTGGGGAGAGTTCTGTCAGTCTTCTTTTTATGAGGCTGAAAGGAAGAGATGGGCAGCAGAAAAGGGAAAGTGA